One part of the Thermostichus vulcanus str. 'Rupite' genome encodes these proteins:
- the cas2 gene encoding CRISPR-associated endonuclease Cas2 — MQLYVVAYDIPSDKRRKKVSDLLEGYGQRVQYSVFECMLGPDQYRDLQRRLQARLDLTEDQVRFYPLSAHTLSRVETWGGPELLTPPNSIVV; from the coding sequence ATGCAATTGTATGTGGTCGCCTACGACATTCCCAGCGATAAACGGCGCAAAAAGGTCTCTGATCTGTTGGAGGGCTATGGTCAACGGGTGCAGTACAGCGTCTTCGAGTGTATGTTAGGGCCAGATCAGTATCGGGATCTACAACGACGTCTTCAAGCCCGGCTAGATCTGACAGAAGATCAAGTACGGTTTTATCCTCTCTCGGCGCACACCCTCTCCCGCGTTGAGACTTGGGGTGGACCAGAATTGCTGACCCCACCGAACTCTATCGTTGTCTAG
- the cas1 gene encoding CRISPR-associated endonuclease Cas1 gives MGKTLYVSQQDCYLCLHQELLVVKRAGAILQQAQLPHLDQILIFGHAQVTTQLIQSCLQRNIPIAYLSHMGYCYGRLQPIQRGNRALQDMQMQLTPKRKLETARQILKAKVHNCRILLLRQRRRKPQVSGEKLALLQRLHTDMDSAQSIDELMGLEGAAAASYYPTLGECLTHVGFEFTTRSRRPPRDPVNAMLSFGYQLLWNHILLLIELQGLDPYQGCLHTSHHNHPCLASDLIEEFRAPIIDSLVLWLINTGVMDPFEDFTDEVEGCLLTQSGRTKFLQAFIQRMEDIVQPSKDPVTGTEEEIPRWALVNHQVQIYRQFVGNQLPFYTPHLIR, from the coding sequence ATGGGTAAGACACTGTATGTATCCCAGCAAGATTGCTACCTCTGCCTCCATCAGGAACTGCTGGTTGTCAAACGAGCGGGCGCTATCCTCCAGCAGGCTCAGCTCCCTCACTTGGATCAGATCCTGATCTTTGGCCATGCCCAGGTTACCACCCAACTGATCCAGAGCTGTCTACAGCGCAACATTCCCATTGCCTATCTCTCTCATATGGGATATTGCTACGGACGACTGCAGCCGATCCAGCGGGGTAATCGAGCCTTGCAGGACATGCAAATGCAACTGACACCCAAACGAAAGCTGGAAACCGCTCGCCAGATCCTGAAAGCCAAGGTGCACAACTGTCGGATCCTCCTACTGCGGCAGCGACGTCGCAAGCCTCAGGTGAGCGGCGAGAAACTTGCCTTGCTCCAGAGACTCCATACCGATATGGACTCCGCTCAGAGTATTGATGAATTGATGGGGCTAGAGGGAGCTGCAGCTGCAAGCTACTATCCCACCCTAGGAGAATGCCTCACCCATGTTGGCTTCGAATTCACCACTCGTAGCCGCCGCCCGCCTCGCGATCCCGTCAATGCCATGCTCAGCTTTGGCTACCAGTTGCTCTGGAATCATATTCTGCTGTTAATTGAGCTGCAGGGGCTCGATCCTTACCAAGGCTGCCTGCACACCAGCCACCATAACCATCCCTGCCTAGCCTCTGACTTGATCGAAGAGTTCCGCGCCCCGATCATCGATTCGCTGGTGTTATGGTTGATTAATACAGGGGTAATGGATCCATTCGAAGATTTCACCGATGAGGTTGAGGGTTGCCTGCTGACTCAGTCAGGCCGCACAAAATTTTTGCAAGCTTTCATTCAACGGATGGAAGATATTGTTCAGCCATCTAAAGATCCCGTTACAGGTACTGAAGAGGAGATCCCCCGCTGGGCGCTCGTCAACCATCAGGTGCAGATTTACCGTCAGTTTGTCGGGAACCAACTGCCCTTCTATACCCCTCATCTGATTCGCTGA
- the cas10 gene encoding type III-B CRISPR-associated protein Cas10/Cmr2 yields the protein MTEDRTPYFRRKLFALLHDPQLKALYQYKNGKGPWQQVDELYRYGEELESWWQSHQGVIADHIAAASDRLSIKGIFKDAQQLGGRTQVEVRHPLSGEKQHIQIWNPLTEGQLEEIQNRIIPYEKVRHGEPEKAFWWFWRFYPQLIAQETGIQTSAALLLPADTRIPDCAVQDHNSIVSGLTGALFPRNWQPSEPVSHADLLLFTFSPVQEFIKSSRKLLDFWSGSYLLHYLSARLCWFIAERYGPDAVITPSLWGQEIIDAWILKKYPEFDQYFREIDSENSTPVSRFNDRLSNSLSTAGFPNVITALVPREEAKTFAEELTQEMRKLWKKIGTQVRDHIRQTCVKHLEERGPEIWEKIAPTMGTTEGSHTNYEREFQKWHQQSNWEWNKLWDAQLDHTWKSYWTLVPLGDPEKSLKAKTKDPDYKSWKEAQQTLAQSRVQLPTDPEEKAYGNLNVGTWWGSLQTRLGQSIQAIKNTRTWRIPVAPGERSTLSGMYSAVHPNLLYRDKFCEGAGLPAGSMRMFWKLMGEVYPGLFNGSEMLNAVELTKRMAWKYGGIAECLGVSEEDDDLENLIRFPNLSSIAAARFAHEAPEKVKQYWRELERQIRQLLPKHRDRFGSLTRRPFQVPKTDAQLNPQGGDQPTDQPYNGVMFSSKWLVDDLSLQDPDDIALLRGAVDQA from the coding sequence ATGACTGAAGACCGCACCCCTTATTTTCGCCGCAAACTGTTTGCTTTGCTACATGATCCTCAGCTAAAAGCCCTGTATCAGTATAAAAACGGCAAAGGCCCCTGGCAGCAGGTGGATGAACTCTATCGTTATGGGGAAGAACTGGAGTCTTGGTGGCAGTCTCATCAGGGGGTGATTGCCGATCATATTGCTGCCGCTTCCGATCGATTATCCATAAAAGGCATTTTTAAGGATGCTCAGCAATTAGGGGGACGCACCCAGGTGGAGGTACGTCACCCTCTATCTGGAGAGAAACAGCATATCCAGATCTGGAATCCGCTAACGGAAGGGCAACTGGAAGAGATTCAGAATCGGATCATTCCTTACGAAAAGGTGCGTCATGGGGAACCGGAAAAAGCATTTTGGTGGTTCTGGCGGTTCTATCCGCAGTTAATTGCTCAGGAGACCGGGATCCAGACCTCCGCAGCTCTGCTCTTGCCTGCCGATACCCGCATCCCTGACTGTGCGGTACAGGATCACAACTCGATTGTTTCGGGTCTTACAGGGGCCTTATTCCCCCGAAACTGGCAACCCTCCGAGCCAGTTTCCCATGCCGATCTATTACTGTTTACCTTTTCTCCTGTGCAGGAGTTCATCAAGTCCTCCCGTAAGTTGTTGGATTTCTGGTCTGGTTCTTACCTGTTGCATTACCTGAGCGCCCGTCTCTGTTGGTTTATTGCAGAACGTTATGGCCCGGATGCTGTAATCACCCCTTCACTTTGGGGACAGGAGATCATTGATGCCTGGATTCTGAAGAAATATCCAGAGTTTGATCAGTATTTTCGAGAGATCGATAGTGAAAATAGCACTCCTGTCAGTCGATTCAACGATCGTCTTTCCAATAGCTTGAGCACAGCAGGCTTTCCTAACGTGATCACAGCTTTAGTACCCAGAGAAGAGGCCAAAACCTTTGCAGAGGAACTCACCCAGGAGATGCGCAAACTCTGGAAAAAGATCGGGACGCAGGTGAGAGATCATATCCGTCAGACCTGCGTTAAGCATCTAGAAGAACGTGGGCCAGAGATCTGGGAAAAAATTGCCCCTACTATGGGAACAACAGAAGGATCTCACACTAACTACGAAAGAGAGTTTCAGAAATGGCATCAGCAAAGCAATTGGGAGTGGAATAAGCTCTGGGATGCTCAGCTCGATCACACTTGGAAGAGCTATTGGACTCTGGTTCCCCTGGGGGATCCTGAAAAATCTTTGAAAGCAAAAACTAAGGATCCTGACTACAAATCATGGAAGGAAGCTCAGCAAACCCTGGCTCAGAGTCGAGTTCAATTACCCACCGATCCCGAAGAAAAAGCCTATGGCAATCTCAATGTGGGTACCTGGTGGGGCAGTTTGCAAACTCGATTGGGCCAGTCGATTCAGGCCATCAAAAACACCCGTACCTGGCGGATCCCGGTGGCTCCGGGGGAGCGATCCACTCTCTCAGGCATGTACAGTGCAGTTCACCCCAACTTGCTGTATCGGGACAAGTTCTGTGAAGGAGCGGGCCTTCCTGCGGGATCGATGCGCATGTTCTGGAAATTGATGGGAGAAGTGTATCCAGGACTTTTCAACGGATCGGAGATGCTGAATGCGGTAGAACTCACCAAACGCATGGCCTGGAAGTATGGAGGGATTGCTGAGTGCCTGGGGGTTTCTGAAGAAGACGACGATCTGGAGAACCTGATCCGATTCCCCAACCTTAGCTCCATTGCTGCTGCTCGCTTTGCCCATGAGGCTCCAGAGAAGGTGAAACAGTATTGGAGGGAGCTAGAGCGACAGATCAGACAGCTGCTGCCCAAACACAGAGATCGATTTGGATCCCTTACGCGCCGTCCCTTTCAGGTGCCCAAAACGGATGCCCAACTTAATCCTCAAGGGGGAGATCAACCAACCGATCAACCCTACAACGGTGTGATGTTCTCCAGTAAGTGGCTAGTAGATGATCTGAGCCTTCAGGATCCCGATGACATTGCTCTGT